Proteins from a genomic interval of Geoanaerobacter pelophilus:
- a CDS encoding oligosaccharide flippase family protein produces the protein MESAAAIVTKIPYLNAVAVRYAASPLARRMAHGAFWSLAGAVLSRALSLVSSILVARMLGKEGFGQLGMIQSTVGMFGVFAGFGLGLTATKYVAELRVNDPEKAGRVITLSLIFAAGSGALMTFLLLLFAPLVASRALAAPSIGEYLRIASPMLFFGAFAGAQTGALSGFEAFRTIARVNLVAGLLTFPCIVGGVYFAGVNGAVWGLVAASAMGGVLNHRALSLETKRAGICFPARNPFSEQEILWRFSLPAVLASLLVTPVNWAAAAILVNQPGGYAEMGIFNAANQWRGAILFLPGNLSAIVLPLLSNLQGANDKARYNKVLRYNILLNVGTASLAALGISLLSTKIMTSYGSGFASGKWTLVVLTASAALSTGASVIGQAIASKGWMWWGLTLNFMWGSVLIFSCLLFADKGSLGLATAHVIAYSVHLVMVLLFTIIVFWKKEEWRES, from the coding sequence ATGGAATCTGCAGCCGCGATCGTAACTAAAATACCATATCTTAATGCGGTTGCAGTCCGGTACGCGGCATCACCGCTGGCGCGCCGCATGGCCCATGGAGCTTTCTGGAGCCTTGCTGGCGCTGTCCTTTCCCGCGCACTCTCCCTGGTTTCATCGATTCTTGTTGCCCGGATGCTTGGCAAAGAAGGGTTCGGACAGCTGGGGATGATTCAGAGCACGGTAGGTATGTTTGGGGTATTTGCGGGATTTGGACTTGGCTTGACGGCAACCAAGTATGTGGCGGAATTGCGCGTCAATGATCCCGAAAAGGCCGGCAGGGTCATCACTCTCTCCCTGATCTTTGCCGCTGGGTCCGGTGCGCTGATGACTTTCCTGTTACTGTTATTCGCTCCATTGGTTGCTTCACGAGCCTTGGCCGCACCTTCGATAGGTGAATATCTGCGAATTGCTTCCCCAATGCTCTTTTTTGGTGCATTTGCCGGTGCCCAGACAGGCGCGCTGTCAGGATTCGAGGCGTTTCGGACCATAGCCAGGGTCAATCTCGTCGCTGGCCTGCTCACCTTCCCCTGCATAGTTGGCGGGGTATATTTTGCCGGGGTGAACGGGGCGGTCTGGGGACTCGTTGCCGCGTCAGCAATGGGTGGTGTTCTCAATCATAGGGCGCTCTCGCTGGAAACTAAACGTGCAGGCATTTGTTTTCCGGCGCGAAATCCCTTTTCCGAACAGGAAATTCTGTGGCGCTTTAGTCTGCCAGCTGTGCTTGCAAGTCTGCTGGTTACCCCCGTCAACTGGGCCGCGGCGGCAATACTGGTCAATCAGCCAGGTGGTTATGCTGAAATGGGGATATTTAATGCTGCCAACCAGTGGCGTGGCGCCATCTTGTTTCTACCGGGCAACTTGAGCGCTATCGTGTTGCCATTGCTTTCAAATCTGCAGGGAGCCAATGATAAAGCAAGGTACAACAAGGTGCTCAGGTACAACATCCTGCTGAACGTTGGAACTGCATCACTTGCTGCTCTTGGGATTTCACTGCTTTCTACAAAGATAATGACCAGCTACGGGTCGGGGTTTGCTTCCGGAAAATGGACATTAGTCGTGTTGACTGCCTCGGCTGCCTTGTCTACGGGAGCTTCAGTTATCGGCCAGGCCATAGCCAGCAAGGGGTGGATGTGGTGGGGGTTAACCCTTAATTTCATGTGGGGCAGTGTCCTTATTTTTTCCTGTCTCCTGTTTGCGGATAAAGGGTCCCTGGGGTTGGCCACTGCACATGTAATTGCATATTCAGTGCATCTGGTGATGGTCTTGCTGTTCACCATCATTGTTTTTTGGAAGAAGGAGGAATGGAGAGAATCATGA
- a CDS encoding class I SAM-dependent methyltransferase, translating into MIWKPEEMESVACDFCGTSNSSRKFSRGDGMSVVECRLCGLAYLQPRPRKEYISRFYDADYFTGVSAASGKGGLRCLAESNGQETRIPRSLALMKEKVGVLPGKKILEIGCATGEFLELLTREGADAEGLEISEFAAEIARKKGLEVTTGTIEEMGNSTSPFDMILAFEVIEHVPSPVAFLEQVAGLIRSGGHLLLSTPNYACGQRYGDQWYGFTGSFEHIYYFSKDVLERMARQAGLVLTYWETTMHSGDNSRKPGFLDRRIDWFGRFADMSRAVGLPLALSLARQRSLNYLPYGNGHKITVVFRKDDSC; encoded by the coding sequence ATGATCTGGAAACCCGAAGAAATGGAGAGCGTGGCTTGCGATTTTTGCGGGACCAGCAACAGCTCCCGTAAATTTAGCCGGGGTGATGGCATGAGTGTCGTAGAGTGCCGGTTGTGCGGCTTGGCTTACCTGCAACCGCGACCCCGTAAAGAGTATATATCCCGCTTTTACGATGCCGATTATTTCACCGGTGTTTCTGCTGCCAGCGGCAAAGGAGGACTGAGGTGTCTGGCGGAATCTAATGGCCAGGAAACAAGAATTCCCCGGTCATTGGCGCTGATGAAAGAAAAAGTCGGCGTACTGCCGGGCAAGAAGATCCTCGAAATTGGGTGTGCCACAGGCGAGTTTCTTGAACTGCTTACGCGAGAAGGGGCAGATGCCGAAGGATTGGAGATTTCGGAGTTTGCCGCGGAAATTGCCCGTAAAAAAGGTCTGGAGGTGACCACGGGCACGATCGAGGAAATGGGGAATAGTACCAGTCCGTTTGATATGATCCTGGCATTTGAAGTGATCGAGCATGTCCCAAGTCCTGTAGCGTTCCTGGAACAGGTGGCAGGTCTTATCCGCTCCGGGGGCCATCTGCTGCTGAGCACCCCCAACTACGCTTGCGGACAGAGATACGGGGACCAATGGTACGGATTTACCGGAAGCTTTGAGCATATATACTACTTTTCCAAGGATGTTCTGGAGCGAATGGCACGCCAGGCGGGACTGGTGCTCACCTATTGGGAAACTACAATGCATTCCGGCGACAATTCAAGGAAACCCGGTTTCCTCGATCGCAGAATCGATTGGTTTGGCCGGTTCGCAGATATGAGCAGAGCTGTCGGACTTCCTTTGGCGCTCAGCCTCGCCCGGCAAAGGTCACTTAATTACCTCCCATACGGAAATGGTCATAAAATTACCGTTGTTTTCAGAAAAGATGACAGTTGCTAG
- a CDS encoding glycosyltransferase family 4 protein yields the protein MANIGIVSTWFERGAGYVSRAYKEVLEQEHQVFVYARGGEGYAIGDPKWDGPEVTWGPWFGRSTAISMIHFSRWLRRNAIDLVLFNEQQDIRAVIATKYLGYPVGAYVDYYTRETVPEFAAYDFLICNTRRHHSVFQSHPFCLYIPWGTDPGLFTPANPDRLVQPDVVTFFHSAGMGGVNLRKGTDLLVRAFDRMQRPARLVIHSQAGLDCYGSDIAGLIRNNNRIEFIHRTVAAPGLYHLGDVYVYPTRLEGIGLTICEALAAGLPVITTDRAPMNEFVADGVTGALVRVADEAMRSDGYYWPEAYVDIDHLTELLDLYAADRELVLRQKAAARNYALRERNWSSNAEGIGSRISDAVCRGRVKQTPTISRRVQWLFQHYREFSRAIVRSRGVDLRGVRLREQLLF from the coding sequence ATGGCGAACATCGGCATTGTCAGCACCTGGTTCGAGCGCGGAGCAGGATATGTGTCACGGGCCTATAAGGAGGTGCTCGAACAGGAGCACCAGGTGTTTGTCTATGCCCGCGGCGGGGAAGGTTATGCCATCGGCGATCCAAAGTGGGATGGCCCTGAGGTTACCTGGGGGCCGTGGTTCGGCAGATCAACGGCAATCAGCATGATTCACTTTTCGCGCTGGCTGCGTCGGAATGCTATTGACCTCGTTCTGTTCAATGAACAGCAGGACATCCGTGCGGTCATTGCCACGAAGTATCTCGGTTATCCGGTCGGGGCCTATGTTGACTATTACACCCGTGAGACTGTACCGGAGTTCGCAGCTTATGACTTTCTGATCTGCAACACCCGGCGACACCATTCGGTTTTTCAATCCCACCCTTTTTGTCTCTACATCCCGTGGGGAACGGACCCCGGACTGTTCACACCGGCCAATCCGGATCGGCTGGTGCAGCCCGATGTCGTGACTTTTTTCCATAGCGCAGGCATGGGAGGGGTCAATCTCCGCAAGGGGACCGATCTCCTGGTGCGCGCTTTTGACCGGATGCAACGACCGGCTAGGCTCGTCATCCATTCACAGGCCGGGCTGGATTGTTACGGCAGCGATATTGCGGGCCTGATCCGTAACAACAACCGGATCGAGTTCATTCACCGGACCGTGGCTGCCCCGGGGCTGTACCATCTCGGCGATGTCTATGTCTATCCGACCCGGTTGGAAGGGATCGGGCTGACCATCTGCGAGGCGCTGGCAGCCGGGTTGCCGGTAATCACCACCGACCGGGCGCCGATGAACGAGTTTGTCGCCGACGGAGTCACCGGTGCACTGGTGCGGGTTGCGGACGAAGCAATGCGCAGTGACGGCTATTATTGGCCCGAGGCATATGTCGATATCGATCATCTGACGGAACTGCTCGACCTGTATGCAGCGGACCGCGAACTGGTGCTCCGGCAGAAGGCTGCGGCCCGGAACTATGCACTGCGGGAGAGGAACTGGTCCTCGAACGCCGAGGGGATCGGCAGCCGCATCAGCGATGCTGTGTGCCGGGGCAGGGTTAAGCAGACACCGACTATCAGCCGCCGGGTCCAGTGGCTGTTTCAGCATTACCGGGAATTTTCCCGGGCGATTGTCCGTTCGCGCGGGGTCGATTTGCGCGGGGTGAGGCTCAGGGAGCAGCTGCTTTTCTGA
- a CDS encoding glycosyltransferase family 2 protein: MKPIENVSFILIARNEQFGVAKCLGSLAAMSLRNCEVICVDSGSTDETVGVMCRFRGVIDNLRVVTVKGYSNAAVARNAGMRHAHRDYIFFVDGDVEINPGFVASGLQRLQAGADVVTGRLRELQYSRDFNTVLKDIPDRFNIRNEGRIYASGGCFMATRKAVERTGLFDERLEKSQDYDYTLRLSRRFVMLAITESMGTHHTVGYDDAQRFATQLRRLHALFFGAVIRRNLLNASGILWLLACKERGIAIGGLFLASGIAATAVYGLYGAFAFGALVAVDLLLGLRRGSPALYRLYLHYLFPLLSFAGSFYIPDRRRPFTVGEVRV, translated from the coding sequence ATGAAACCTATTGAAAACGTCTCATTCATACTGATTGCCCGTAACGAGCAGTTCGGCGTGGCGAAGTGCCTTGGTTCGCTTGCCGCGATGAGCCTGCGGAACTGCGAGGTGATCTGCGTCGATTCCGGTTCCACCGATGAGACGGTTGGGGTGATGTGCCGGTTCAGGGGAGTCATCGATAATCTGCGGGTAGTGACAGTCAAGGGGTATTCCAACGCTGCGGTGGCCAGGAATGCTGGTATGCGGCACGCGCATCGTGATTATATTTTCTTCGTAGATGGAGATGTGGAGATCAACCCGGGGTTTGTTGCTTCCGGTCTGCAGCGCCTCCAGGCTGGGGCCGATGTCGTTACCGGGAGACTTCGGGAACTGCAGTATTCGCGGGATTTCAACACCGTGCTCAAGGATATCCCGGATCGGTTCAATATCCGGAACGAGGGTCGCATCTATGCCTCGGGTGGCTGTTTCATGGCCACCCGCAAAGCAGTCGAGCGGACCGGCCTGTTCGACGAGCGGTTGGAGAAGAGCCAGGATTACGACTATACCCTGCGGCTTTCCCGGAGATTCGTCATGCTCGCCATAACCGAAAGCATGGGCACGCACCACACGGTTGGGTATGACGACGCGCAACGTTTTGCCACCCAGCTCAGAAGACTGCATGCCCTTTTTTTCGGGGCGGTGATCCGGCGCAATCTCCTCAATGCCAGCGGCATTCTCTGGCTGCTGGCGTGCAAGGAGCGGGGGATCGCCATCGGCGGCCTGTTCTTGGCCTCAGGCATAGCAGCCACGGCTGTATATGGCCTCTATGGGGCGTTTGCATTCGGCGCGCTGGTTGCTGTTGACCTTCTGCTAGGGCTCCGCCGGGGGAGCCCCGCCCTGTATCGGCTCTATCTGCACTATCTGTTTCCGCTACTGTCTTTTGCCGGTTCGTTCTATATTCCGGACCGGCGGCGACCGTTCACGGTCGGGGAGGTGAGGGTTTGA
- a CDS encoding glycosyltransferase family 4 protein, with protein MNIVEGAHYKNVRIENIHLYLWSIQYFARRFKLIKKHPVDHFFRHRGPNFNGVDLYHFFNTVSFTARPWVSTFESLIPRYSELMVDTKDGGISFPRTGNLERAMKAIASDNCKKIIALSDCTKMMQEKLIRLFPEYEGRIKDKLCTLHPPQRLFIGSFAEKGIGTDSVIRFMFVGRDFVTKGGLEILATFKTLVEEHRLPIKLVVVSSLGAEGYARHATDNELEAARRTLNESEWIEYYESLPNYDVIKLMIGSHVGLLPTWADTYGYSALEFQSAGCPVISTDIRALPEINNDEVGYLIKVPKKDYGEGLYKTESDRLFMAETIKKGLVSAVLSIFADLSQIETKSNLSIRNIVRNHDPVDYANRLKQIYQEALTNRC; from the coding sequence GTGAATATTGTAGAGGGCGCCCACTACAAAAACGTCAGAATAGAGAATATTCATCTGTATCTCTGGAGCATTCAGTATTTCGCCAGAAGGTTCAAACTCATAAAGAAGCATCCCGTGGACCACTTCTTCAGGCATCGTGGCCCCAATTTCAATGGGGTCGATCTATACCATTTTTTCAATACTGTAAGCTTTACCGCTAGACCGTGGGTTTCAACTTTCGAATCCTTGATCCCCAGGTATTCGGAGTTGATGGTCGATACCAAGGACGGCGGGATAAGCTTTCCCAGGACCGGAAACCTGGAAAGAGCGATGAAGGCCATTGCCAGTGACAACTGCAAGAAGATCATCGCCTTGTCCGACTGTACCAAAATGATGCAAGAGAAGCTTATCAGGCTGTTCCCCGAGTACGAAGGCAGGATCAAGGATAAGCTTTGCACTCTGCATCCCCCCCAGAGACTCTTCATCGGTTCTTTCGCCGAAAAGGGGATAGGGACCGACAGTGTCATCCGCTTCATGTTCGTCGGCAGGGATTTTGTCACCAAAGGGGGGTTGGAGATCCTGGCAACGTTCAAGACCCTGGTGGAAGAGCACAGGCTCCCCATCAAGCTTGTTGTTGTCAGCTCGCTGGGGGCAGAGGGCTATGCCAGGCATGCAACAGATAACGAGCTGGAAGCTGCCCGAAGAACCCTGAATGAGAGTGAATGGATTGAGTATTACGAGTCCTTACCAAATTACGATGTGATCAAGCTGATGATAGGGAGTCACGTCGGCCTCCTGCCCACGTGGGCCGACACCTACGGTTATTCGGCACTGGAGTTCCAGTCTGCTGGGTGCCCGGTCATATCCACCGATATTCGGGCGCTGCCTGAAATAAATAATGATGAAGTAGGTTATCTCATCAAGGTTCCGAAAAAGGATTATGGCGAGGGGCTCTATAAGACAGAATCCGACAGGTTGTTTATGGCGGAAACCATAAAGAAGGGTTTGGTGAGCGCCGTGCTGAGCATTTTTGCCGATCTGTCACAGATCGAAACCAAATCGAACCTCTCCATCCGCAACATCGTCAGGAATCATGACCCTGTTGACTACGCGAACAGGCTCAAGCAGATTTATCAAGAAGCTTTAACTAACCGATGCTGA
- a CDS encoding glycosyltransferase, producing MKILISAFACHPAMGSEDGVGWGWVTTLARYHQLHVITREYRRADIEAELETNPVNNLYFHYIDPPAWMIFWKKGSRNFMAYALLWQLFALVMAVRLSIRQRFDIVQHLTYGNLWLPTFLFFVPGTYIWGPVGGGVVPAVFAENYRIREWLVENLRLIVLKSLKWLNLPALLNMWRARLILVRTWETLDYLPLWARKKAILVPETALDPGRFPYSRKERRDTCCREMFNIVYAGRIMSLKNLHLAVTAFRELLARNPLLAGFVRFDIYGDGPYLPVCRELAGDEAGRAIIFHGFVDRAVLLEKLREAHLFIHLSVKDTAATAPMEAMALGIPVICVKAGGMMNLVDDTCGVPLEQSSPELLVPAVINELKTLVTDRERLFALSCAARAKVEQSFSWERRIEQYNEIVKRELSVNR from the coding sequence ATGAAAATTCTTATCTCCGCATTTGCCTGCCACCCTGCCATGGGCTCCGAAGACGGTGTCGGTTGGGGGTGGGTTACTACCCTGGCCCGCTATCATCAGTTGCATGTGATCACTCGAGAGTACCGGCGGGCTGATATTGAAGCAGAGCTTGAAACTAATCCAGTTAACAATCTGTATTTCCACTACATTGATCCACCAGCCTGGATGATCTTCTGGAAGAAGGGGTCAAGGAATTTCATGGCCTATGCCCTGCTTTGGCAGCTGTTCGCTCTTGTCATGGCGGTCAGGCTCTCCATCCGGCAGCGGTTCGACATCGTCCAGCATTTGACCTACGGCAACCTCTGGCTGCCGACTTTTCTCTTTTTTGTACCTGGTACATATATCTGGGGGCCGGTGGGAGGCGGTGTCGTGCCTGCTGTGTTTGCAGAAAACTACCGTATCCGGGAGTGGCTGGTCGAGAATTTGCGACTGATTGTGCTTAAGAGCCTTAAATGGCTGAATCTGCCGGCACTGTTGAACATGTGGCGGGCACGGCTGATCCTGGTACGTACTTGGGAGACCCTTGATTATCTGCCGCTGTGGGCGCGAAAAAAAGCGATCCTTGTTCCCGAGACGGCACTTGATCCGGGCCGGTTTCCCTACAGCCGCAAGGAGCGCCGAGATACCTGCTGCAGAGAGATGTTCAATATTGTCTATGCCGGAAGAATAATGTCGCTCAAGAATCTGCATCTGGCGGTGACGGCCTTTCGAGAGCTGCTGGCGCGTAACCCCTTGCTAGCCGGCTTTGTCCGTTTCGATATTTACGGCGACGGGCCGTATCTGCCGGTCTGCAGGGAGCTGGCAGGAGATGAGGCCGGCCGTGCAATCATCTTCCACGGTTTTGTAGACCGGGCGGTACTTCTGGAAAAACTGCGTGAGGCGCACCTGTTTATTCACCTGAGCGTCAAGGATACCGCCGCCACTGCACCGATGGAGGCGATGGCCCTGGGTATCCCGGTAATTTGCGTCAAAGCAGGGGGAATGATGAACCTGGTTGATGATACGTGCGGGGTCCCACTGGAGCAGTCTTCTCCGGAACTGCTGGTTCCGGCTGTAATCAACGAGTTAAAAACACTCGTGACAGACCGGGAGCGGCTGTTCGCTCTTTCCTGCGCTGCACGGGCAAAGGTTGAGCAGTCGTTTTCCTGGGAGCGTCGTATTGAGCAGTACAATGAGATAGTGAAAAGGGAATTATCCGTCAACCGATGA
- a CDS encoding glycosyltransferase family 4 protein produces the protein MRILFLNNFYYLRGGSERVLFGEMRLLREAGHEVAIYARGHEKNEPAEYAGFFPPPLDTERLGLSIKSIATVRELIYSESSRQGLREVVKRFRPDIVHAHNIYGRLSLSVLDELKAAGVPVVMTLHDLKLLCPSYLMLNKGKVCELCKGGRYANAFLTRCHKGSYPASFVYALESWLNKTSDKYGSVQKFVVPSRFLRDKCVEHGWDSSRFAYLPNCIDKEGATASDGVGDYLLYMGRLSAEKGIGTLLRAYRQSGCTMPLMIVGDGPLRKELEGASAGCQGRVTFTGYLTGVDLATALRGASCVLLPSECYENAPLSILEAFAAGKPVIGSRIGGIPELVDDEINGFLFEPGNADALTAKIQAFLNLSATAVAAMGEAARLKVEREFSPRAHMESLHAIYHAVLRS, from the coding sequence ATGAGAATTCTGTTCCTCAACAACTTTTACTACCTGCGCGGCGGTTCCGAGCGGGTCCTGTTTGGCGAGATGCGGCTGCTACGCGAGGCCGGCCATGAAGTTGCCATCTATGCCCGGGGCCATGAAAAAAACGAACCAGCGGAATATGCCGGGTTCTTTCCTCCGCCGCTGGATACCGAGCGGCTCGGTCTGTCTATAAAATCGATAGCAACTGTCAGGGAGCTGATCTACTCGGAAAGCTCCAGGCAGGGGCTGCGCGAGGTGGTCAAGCGCTTCAGGCCGGATATCGTTCATGCCCATAACATCTATGGCCGCTTGAGCCTGTCGGTGCTCGATGAACTGAAAGCCGCCGGGGTACCGGTGGTGATGACCCTGCATGACCTGAAACTTCTCTGTCCCAGTTACCTGATGCTGAACAAGGGGAAGGTCTGTGAACTGTGCAAGGGGGGGCGCTACGCCAACGCTTTTCTGACCCGTTGCCACAAGGGAAGCTATCCGGCCTCCTTTGTTTATGCCCTGGAAAGCTGGCTCAACAAAACATCGGATAAATACGGTTCAGTGCAAAAATTTGTCGTACCAAGCCGCTTTCTGCGTGATAAATGTGTTGAGCATGGCTGGGACAGCAGCAGGTTCGCCTATCTCCCCAACTGCATCGATAAGGAGGGTGCGACTGCAAGCGATGGCGTTGGCGATTACCTGCTTTACATGGGGCGACTTTCGGCGGAAAAGGGGATCGGCACTCTGTTGCGGGCCTACCGGCAGTCGGGCTGCACCATGCCGCTCATGATTGTCGGCGATGGTCCGCTGAGGAAAGAACTGGAGGGTGCGAGTGCCGGCTGCCAGGGGAGGGTGACTTTCACCGGCTATCTGACCGGCGTTGACCTTGCGACAGCCCTCCGTGGCGCCAGTTGCGTGCTGCTCCCCTCGGAGTGTTATGAAAACGCTCCGCTCTCCATCCTGGAGGCCTTTGCCGCAGGTAAACCGGTTATCGGTTCCAGGATCGGCGGCATTCCGGAGCTGGTCGATGACGAGATAAACGGATTTCTTTTTGAGCCTGGGAATGCAGATGCATTGACGGCAAAAATCCAAGCTTTTCTCAACCTCTCTGCAACCGCAGTCGCTGCCATGGGTGAAGCCGCACGGCTGAAGGTCGAACGTGAGTTCTCTCCGAGGGCTCATATGGAGTCACTCCATGCCATATACCACGCTGTTCTGCGCTCCTGA
- a CDS encoding glycosyltransferase family 4 protein codes for MRIAYVAVKGIPKGGGIEKVTEEIGARLVQKGHEVLVYASRDYGTTDGFYKGMRIKTVPSINTKSLHKLSICCNATIDLMMREQVDLVHVHAIGPSLFSIFPRLIGIPTLVQTHGIERLRDKWGFWGRGFLAAAEQTVVRFPSKATAVSRVQSEYFRERFGREVSYIPNGVGPVAWRAPSWLQAKGIVPGRYILFAARLVEEKGAHFLIEAFSGLPDDIQLVIAGDAPHADRYKSRLRGMAAGDPRIIFTGFITGEPLEELFSNAYLFCLPSTLEGLPIALLEAMNYGNCCLASDIPENLEALETYGFTFRNRDVQDLRRVLHDLIKAPEKVAAMRSPARDHVRRSYSWDTVTDQMEALYFSMLDVSHGKGQLTYNP; via the coding sequence ATGCGCATAGCGTATGTCGCGGTCAAGGGGATTCCCAAAGGGGGCGGCATTGAGAAGGTTACCGAGGAGATCGGTGCGCGCCTGGTTCAAAAAGGTCATGAGGTGCTGGTGTATGCCAGCCGCGACTATGGCACTACCGACGGTTTTTACAAAGGGATGCGGATCAAGACGGTTCCATCCATCAACACCAAGTCACTGCATAAACTCTCCATCTGCTGTAATGCCACCATTGACCTGATGATGCGTGAGCAGGTCGATCTGGTTCACGTCCATGCCATTGGGCCGTCGCTGTTCTCGATTTTCCCGCGCCTGATCGGCATCCCGACCCTTGTTCAGACCCATGGCATCGAACGTTTGCGCGACAAGTGGGGATTCTGGGGTAGAGGTTTTCTGGCAGCCGCCGAACAGACTGTGGTCCGGTTTCCGAGTAAAGCTACTGCGGTTTCGAGAGTTCAAAGTGAATATTTCCGCGAGCGCTTCGGTCGCGAGGTGAGTTATATCCCCAACGGGGTCGGCCCGGTTGCCTGGCGTGCGCCCTCCTGGCTTCAGGCCAAAGGGATCGTTCCCGGACGTTATATCCTGTTTGCCGCCCGCCTGGTAGAGGAGAAGGGGGCGCATTTTCTGATCGAGGCCTTTTCCGGCCTGCCTGATGACATCCAGCTGGTGATTGCCGGCGACGCCCCCCATGCTGATCGCTATAAATCCCGGCTGAGAGGCATGGCTGCCGGCGACCCGCGTATTATCTTCACCGGCTTCATCACCGGAGAGCCGCTGGAAGAGCTGTTCAGCAATGCCTACCTGTTTTGTCTCCCCTCGACCCTGGAAGGGCTGCCCATAGCCCTGCTGGAAGCAATGAATTACGGCAACTGTTGCCTGGCCAGCGACATTCCCGAGAACCTGGAAGCGCTTGAAACCTATGGTTTTACCTTCCGCAATCGTGATGTCCAGGACCTCAGACGAGTGCTGCATGACCTGATCAAAGCTCCGGAAAAGGTCGCCGCTATGAGGAGCCCGGCCCGGGACCATGTGCGGCGCAGTTATTCGTGGGATACGGTAACTGATCAGATGGAGGCGCTCTACTTCTCCATGCTCGACGTTTCTCACGGCAAAGGACAACTCACTTACAACCCTTAG
- a CDS encoding radical SAM protein, translating to MDGIIAVTYRCNCKCVMCDTWRYPSDKDREIRASDLETLPQMVRLNITGGEPFLRDDLGDILTVAKRKAKRVVISSNGVLTKRTLEVMSSHRDVGVRLSFDGLSDVHEGIRGVPGIHGRALETLRGLKGLGIKDLGIAVTISDRNATQLVPLYRLAKREGVELATAILHNAYYFHKEDNRIDNKPLVEKHIKELVREYLCSSHPKDWFRAYFTKGIADHMHGKERSLKCTMATDSFFVDPYGAVRPCNVMNFPFGNIREKSFTAIWNSPEAVEARRRVDCCTGNCWMIGSVGHLMRQQLWTPFTWIVSNKWFKGAETA from the coding sequence ATGGATGGCATCATCGCGGTCACTTACCGCTGTAACTGCAAATGCGTCATGTGCGATACCTGGCGTTACCCGAGCGATAAAGATAGAGAGATACGGGCCTCAGATCTGGAAACCCTGCCGCAGATGGTCCGGTTGAACATTACCGGCGGCGAGCCTTTTCTCCGGGATGACCTGGGCGATATTCTTACCGTTGCCAAAAGGAAGGCCAAAAGGGTGGTAATCAGCAGTAATGGCGTTCTTACCAAAAGAACCCTTGAGGTAATGAGCAGTCACCGTGATGTCGGGGTCAGGCTCAGTTTCGACGGCCTCAGTGACGTTCACGAAGGCATCAGGGGAGTGCCCGGCATCCACGGCAGGGCTCTGGAGACCTTGCGCGGGCTGAAAGGGCTCGGCATCAAGGATCTCGGGATTGCGGTGACAATTTCCGATCGGAACGCCACACAGCTGGTCCCACTATATCGCCTGGCAAAAAGGGAAGGGGTGGAACTGGCAACGGCCATCCTGCATAACGCCTACTATTTCCACAAAGAAGACAACCGGATCGACAACAAGCCACTCGTAGAAAAACATATCAAGGAACTGGTGCGGGAGTATCTCTGTTCTTCGCACCCCAAGGACTGGTTCCGGGCTTATTTCACCAAGGGGATTGCCGACCATATGCACGGCAAGGAGCGGTCGCTGAAATGCACCATGGCGACTGACTCGTTTTTCGTCGATCCTTATGGCGCTGTGCGGCCATGCAATGTCATGAATTTTCCCTTCGGCAACATCCGAGAAAAGAGTTTCACTGCAATCTGGAATAGCCCTGAAGCTGTTGAGGCGCGCCGACGGGTCGACTGCTGCACCGGCAACTGCTGGATGATCGGCAGTGTCGGCCATCTGATGCGGCAACAGCTCTGGACACCATTCACCTGGATCGTCAGCAACAAATGGTTTAAAGGGGCAGAGACCGCATGA